From the genome of Acidobacteriota bacterium, one region includes:
- a CDS encoding CaiB/BaiF CoA-transferase family protein — protein MKILSGIRIIDLTNVLAGPFATIHLALLGAEVIKIENPSGGDLARKLGAAPNLNKQLMGTSFLAQNANKKSLTLNLKLDEGKDIFRKIVKTADVVVENFRPGVMERLGLGYERLREINPSLIYCAISGFGQTGPDAFKPAYDQIIQGLSGVMAINGDERLNPLRCGFPVCDTVGGLNAAFAIMAAMFHRERTGEGQFIDIAMIDSIMPLMGWVAANLLIGKKQPVLMGNDNFTAAPSGTFRTKDGYINIAANEQKQWEALTDILNLAWLKSDPRFQERDTRKANRKELTPILEEKLMEKTTTHWAEVLNEREIPSGEILKLEDALLQDQIKHRGTIREVNVPGIGGVKLFNLSAKFEKTPGSIDAPPPRLSAHTEEILTELGYTKDEIGALRDKKVV, from the coding sequence ATTCGCCACGATTCATCTGGCGCTCCTCGGTGCAGAAGTCATAAAGATTGAGAATCCATCCGGCGGAGACCTTGCCCGCAAACTGGGAGCGGCTCCCAATCTCAACAAGCAACTGATGGGGACGAGCTTCCTCGCACAGAACGCCAACAAGAAATCGCTGACCCTGAACCTGAAGTTGGATGAAGGGAAGGATATCTTCCGAAAGATCGTCAAGACGGCGGACGTCGTCGTTGAGAATTTCCGTCCTGGTGTCATGGAACGCCTGGGCCTCGGCTACGAGAGACTGCGAGAGATCAATCCCAGTCTTATCTACTGTGCCATCTCGGGATTCGGGCAGACAGGACCGGACGCCTTCAAGCCTGCTTATGACCAGATCATCCAGGGACTGAGCGGAGTCATGGCGATCAATGGAGATGAGAGGCTAAATCCTCTGCGCTGCGGCTTTCCAGTATGCGATACTGTCGGTGGACTGAATGCGGCTTTTGCCATCATGGCTGCCATGTTCCATCGTGAGAGGACCGGAGAAGGTCAGTTCATCGATATTGCGATGATAGACTCCATCATGCCCCTGATGGGCTGGGTCGCTGCCAATCTTCTGATCGGAAAGAAGCAGCCGGTTCTGATGGGGAATGACAACTTCACGGCGGCTCCTTCTGGGACCTTCCGCACGAAAGACGGCTACATCAACATCGCCGCCAACGAGCAGAAACAGTGGGAGGCTCTAACCGATATCCTGAACCTGGCCTGGCTTAAGAGCGACCCGCGCTTCCAGGAACGGGACACGCGAAAAGCCAATCGTAAGGAATTGACGCCTATTCTCGAAGAGAAGTTGATGGAAAAGACAACGACGCACTGGGCCGAGGTCCTCAATGAACGGGAGATCCCTTCCGGCGAAATTCTGAAGCTCGAAGATGCTCTGCTGCAGGATCAGATCAAGCACCGCGGGACGATCAGAGAAGTCAATGTGCCCGGCATCGGCGGAGTCAAGCTCTTTAACCTGAGCGCGAAGTTCGAGAAGACTCCTGGGAGTATCGATGCTCCGCCTCCTCGCCTCTCCGCCCACACCGAAGAGATCCTCACCGAACTGGGCTACACAAAAGATGAGATCGGAGCCCTGAGAGATAAGAAGGTTGTTTAG